A region of Vitis riparia cultivar Riparia Gloire de Montpellier isolate 1030 chromosome 1, EGFV_Vit.rip_1.0, whole genome shotgun sequence DNA encodes the following proteins:
- the LOC117912898 gene encoding cationic amino acid transporter 5, producing MGSMGEVGDEIQPRGYWRWSKQDFLPEESFKNWANYRSALSQTCFRFKDRLTSRSEDANEIGEMRKQSENDMKRCLTWWDLTWFGFGSVIGAGIFVLTGQEAHDHAGPAIVLSYVASGVSALLSVFCYTEFAVEIPVAGGSFAYLRIELGDFAAFITAGNILLESIVGSAGVARAWTSYFTTLLNRPTNSLRIHTNLTKGYNLLDPIAVAVLAIAATLAMISTRKTSVFNWIASAINTVVILFVIIAGFANADPSNLTPFLPYGAKGIFQAAAIVYFAYGGFDNIATMAEETKNPSRDIPLGLLGSMSIITVIYCLMALALSMMQDYRDIDRQAAYSVAFQSVGMKWAKYLVALGALKGMTTVLLVGALGQARYVTHIARAHMIPPWFALVHPKTGTPINATLLIVISSALIAFFSSLDVLASLLSVSTLFVFMMMAVALLVRRYYVTGVTPRINLLKLVIFLLIIVASSMGTSAYWGLNPNGWVGYAITIPLWVLGTAGISVFLPQQRTPKVWGVPLVPWLPSLSIATNLFLMGSLESRAFIRFGVCTVLMLVYYVFFGLHATYDVAHQQQKPESLKFNDRDMGKTGP from the coding sequence ATGGGTTCAATGGGAGAAGTGGGTGATGAGATCCAACCAAGAGGCTATTGGAGATGGAGCAAACAAGATTTCTTACCAGAGGAGTCATTCAAAAACTGGGCCAACTACCGCTCAGCGCTTTCCCAAACATGTTTTCGGTTCAAGGACCGCCTCACAAGCAGATCTGAAGATGCCAATGAGATTGGGGAGATGCGTAAACAAAGTGAGAATGACATGAAACGTTGCCTAACGTGGTGGGATCTTACCTGGTTCGGGTTTGGCTCAGTCATTGGAGCTGGTATCTTTGTGCTTACTGGCCAAGAAGCTCATGACCATGCTGGACCAGCCATAGTCCTGTCCTATGTGGCTTCAGGTGTTTCAGCACTGCTCTCTGTTTTCTGCTACACGGAATTTGCAGTAGAAATCCCAGTAGCTGGTGGGTCATTCGCGTACCTGAGAATAGAATTGGGAGACTTTGCAGCATTCATAACAGCTGGTAATATACTTCTTGAAAGTATTGTTGGAAGTGCAGGAGTTGCCAGGGCTTGGACTTCTTACTTCACAACCCTTCTGAACCGTCCCACCAACTCATTGAGAATCCACACAAATCTCACAAAGGGATACAACCTGCTGGACCCAATTGCTGTTGCAGTTCTGGCTATTGCTGCAACGCTTGCTATGATCAGCACCAGGAAGACTTCAGTCTTCAATTGGATCGCATCTGCTATAAATACTGTAGTGATTTTGTTTGTTATCATTGCAGGGTTTGCTAATGCTGACCCTTCAAATTTGACACCCTTTTTGCCTTACGGGGCTAAAGGGATCTTCCAAGCAGCTGCAATTGTATACTTTGCTTATGGAGGATTTGACAATATCGCCACCATGgctgaagaaacaaaaaacccaTCAAGAGATATACCATTAGGATTGCTCGGATCAATGTCAATCATCACTGTCATATATTGCTTAATGGCGCTTGCGCTCAGTATGATGCAGGACTACAGGGACATTGACAGACAAGCAGCTTACTCTGTTGCATTTCAAAGTGTGGGTATGAAGTGGGCCAAGTACCTGGTAGCTCTGGGTGCCCTGAAGGGGATGACCACTGTTCTTCTGGTTGGGGCACTTGGACAGGCACGATATGTTACTCATATCGCACGAGCCCACATGATCCCTCCATGGTTTGCTCTGGTGCACCCAAAAACAGGAACCCCTATAAATGCTACACTCTTGATTGTCATTTCAAGTGCCCTCATCGCTTTCTTTTCAAGCTTGGATGTCTTGGCAAGCTTGTTATCTGTGAGCACACTCTTTGTCTTCATGATGATGGCAGTAGCACTTCTTGTGAGGAGATACTATGTGACAGGGGTTACTCCACGTATCAACCTCTTGAAGCTAGTAATTTTCTTGCTGATAATTGTTGCTTCCTCCATGGGGACTTCAGCTTACTGGGGATTGAATCCCAATGGTTGGGTTGGTTATGCAATCACCATTCCTCTCTGGGTCCTGGGGACTGCAGGGATCTCAGTGTTTCTGCCCCAGCAGAGGACGCCAAAGGTTTGGGGGGTTCCACTTGTTCCATGGCTTCCATCCTTGTCGATTGCAACAAATCTCTTTCTCATGGGATCTCTGGAGTCCAGGGCTTTCATAAGATTCGGTGTCTGCACTGTTTTAATGCTGGTTTACTATGTCTTCTTTGGTCTCCATGCAACTTATGATGTGGCCCATCAACAACAAAAGCCAGAATCCTTGAAGTTTAATGATCGAGACATGGGAAAAACAGGGCCTTGA
- the LOC117911063 gene encoding phosphatidate cytidylyltransferase, mitochondrial isoform X2 — MSMEKEKKAELASLLKFLPPVEFCCVYGSALHPNNYNKSTMVDYILGVSDPMQWHSQNLKMNRDHYASSMVYLGGAKLITQVADEIGVGVHFNPFVSVNDEMFKYGVVRMHDLVEDVLNWETFYLSGRLQKPVQVLVDNLDIGNLNSVNLKGAISAALLLLPAKFTEEHLYAKICSLSYMGDLRMLFAEDRNKVKKIVQVQFDLFQTMYKPLLEEYGAKGLLRFSSSDGHQAIISQDCGLSVARSLVSSLPSKVRSQMGMKLGEKTKLSESGRVIRKVVVGSREEAAECMRGVLRRKVMVSSARQAVSGLVAVGGVNAIRYLANKMEKAWKSWT; from the exons ATGAGCATGGAGAAGGAGAAAAAAGCTGAGCTTGCAAGTCTCCTAAAATTTCTACCCCCTGTAGAGTTCTGCTGTGTTTATGGCTCAGCTCTCCATCCAAACAATTATAACAag TCAACGATGGTGGATTACATTCTTGGTGTATCAGATCCCATGCAATGGCATTCTCAG AATCTGAAAATGAACAGAGATCACTATGCCTCATCGATGGTGTACCTTGGAGGGGCAAAACTG ATTACTCAAGTAGCAGATGAAATTGGTGTAGGAGTACACTTCAACCCATTTGTTTCTGTGAATGATGAG ATGTTCAAGTATGGAGTTGTTAGGATGCATGACTTGGTTGAGGACGTACTGAACTGGGAGACATTCTACTTAAGTGGTCGTTTACAAAAACCT GTCCAAGTACTCGTGGATAATTTGGatattggaaatttaaattCTGTTAATTTGAAGGGTGCAATCTCTGCTGCCCTCCTCCTTTTGCCAGCCAAGTTCACTGAG GAACATCTGTATGCCAAAATATGTAGCCTCTCATATATGGGTGACTTGCGGATGCTATTTGCAGAGGACAGAAACAAG GTGAAGAAGATTGTACAAGTGCAGTTTGATTTATTCCAAACAATGTACAAACCATTGCTAGAAGAGTATGGAGCCAAAGGGTTATTACGATTCTCCTCATCTGATGGTCATCAAGCAATTATATCTCAG GATTGTGGTTTATCTGTAGCTCGTTCCCTTGTTTCTTCTCTTCCTTCAAAGGTTCGAAGCCAAATGGGGATGAAGCTAGGGGAGAAAACGAAACTCAGTGAATCAG GACGAGTAATACGTAAAGTGGTGGTTGGTTCAAGGGAAGAGGCTGCAGAATGTATGCGGGGAGTTTTGAGGCGCAAGGTTATGGTTTCAAGTGCAAGGCAGGCTGTATCTGGTCTAGTGGCTGTTGGTGGCGTTAATGCCATTAGATATCTTGCAAATAAAATGGAGAAGGCCTGGAAATCCTGGACATGA
- the LOC117911063 gene encoding phosphatidate cytidylyltransferase, mitochondrial isoform X1 — MEVSIFQILHALSVLSMSMEKEKKAELASLLKFLPPVEFCCVYGSALHPNNYNKSTMVDYILGVSDPMQWHSQNLKMNRDHYASSMVYLGGAKLITQVADEIGVGVHFNPFVSVNDEMFKYGVVRMHDLVEDVLNWETFYLSGRLQKPVQVLVDNLDIGNLNSVNLKGAISAALLLLPAKFTEEHLYAKICSLSYMGDLRMLFAEDRNKVKKIVQVQFDLFQTMYKPLLEEYGAKGLLRFSSSDGHQAIISQDCGLSVARSLVSSLPSKVRSQMGMKLGEKTKLSESGRVIRKVVVGSREEAAECMRGVLRRKVMVSSARQAVSGLVAVGGVNAIRYLANKMEKAWKSWT; from the exons aTGGAAGTTTCAATCTTTCAAATTTTGCATGCCCTTAGTG TATTAAGCATGAGCATGGAGAAGGAGAAAAAAGCTGAGCTTGCAAGTCTCCTAAAATTTCTACCCCCTGTAGAGTTCTGCTGTGTTTATGGCTCAGCTCTCCATCCAAACAATTATAACAag TCAACGATGGTGGATTACATTCTTGGTGTATCAGATCCCATGCAATGGCATTCTCAG AATCTGAAAATGAACAGAGATCACTATGCCTCATCGATGGTGTACCTTGGAGGGGCAAAACTG ATTACTCAAGTAGCAGATGAAATTGGTGTAGGAGTACACTTCAACCCATTTGTTTCTGTGAATGATGAG ATGTTCAAGTATGGAGTTGTTAGGATGCATGACTTGGTTGAGGACGTACTGAACTGGGAGACATTCTACTTAAGTGGTCGTTTACAAAAACCT GTCCAAGTACTCGTGGATAATTTGGatattggaaatttaaattCTGTTAATTTGAAGGGTGCAATCTCTGCTGCCCTCCTCCTTTTGCCAGCCAAGTTCACTGAG GAACATCTGTATGCCAAAATATGTAGCCTCTCATATATGGGTGACTTGCGGATGCTATTTGCAGAGGACAGAAACAAG GTGAAGAAGATTGTACAAGTGCAGTTTGATTTATTCCAAACAATGTACAAACCATTGCTAGAAGAGTATGGAGCCAAAGGGTTATTACGATTCTCCTCATCTGATGGTCATCAAGCAATTATATCTCAG GATTGTGGTTTATCTGTAGCTCGTTCCCTTGTTTCTTCTCTTCCTTCAAAGGTTCGAAGCCAAATGGGGATGAAGCTAGGGGAGAAAACGAAACTCAGTGAATCAG GACGAGTAATACGTAAAGTGGTGGTTGGTTCAAGGGAAGAGGCTGCAGAATGTATGCGGGGAGTTTTGAGGCGCAAGGTTATGGTTTCAAGTGCAAGGCAGGCTGTATCTGGTCTAGTGGCTGTTGGTGGCGTTAATGCCATTAGATATCTTGCAAATAAAATGGAGAAGGCCTGGAAATCCTGGACATGA
- the LOC117911063 gene encoding phosphatidate cytidylyltransferase, mitochondrial isoform X3: MMSNFWQMFKYGVVRMHDLVEDVLNWETFYLSGRLQKPVQVLVDNLDIGNLNSVNLKGAISAALLLLPAKFTEEHLYAKICSLSYMGDLRMLFAEDRNKVKKIVQVQFDLFQTMYKPLLEEYGAKGLLRFSSSDGHQAIISQDCGLSVARSLVSSLPSKVRSQMGMKLGEKTKLSESGRVIRKVVVGSREEAAECMRGVLRRKVMVSSARQAVSGLVAVGGVNAIRYLANKMEKAWKSWT; encoded by the exons ATGATGAG CAATTTTTGGCAGATGTTCAAGTATGGAGTTGTTAGGATGCATGACTTGGTTGAGGACGTACTGAACTGGGAGACATTCTACTTAAGTGGTCGTTTACAAAAACCT GTCCAAGTACTCGTGGATAATTTGGatattggaaatttaaattCTGTTAATTTGAAGGGTGCAATCTCTGCTGCCCTCCTCCTTTTGCCAGCCAAGTTCACTGAG GAACATCTGTATGCCAAAATATGTAGCCTCTCATATATGGGTGACTTGCGGATGCTATTTGCAGAGGACAGAAACAAG GTGAAGAAGATTGTACAAGTGCAGTTTGATTTATTCCAAACAATGTACAAACCATTGCTAGAAGAGTATGGAGCCAAAGGGTTATTACGATTCTCCTCATCTGATGGTCATCAAGCAATTATATCTCAG GATTGTGGTTTATCTGTAGCTCGTTCCCTTGTTTCTTCTCTTCCTTCAAAGGTTCGAAGCCAAATGGGGATGAAGCTAGGGGAGAAAACGAAACTCAGTGAATCAG GACGAGTAATACGTAAAGTGGTGGTTGGTTCAAGGGAAGAGGCTGCAGAATGTATGCGGGGAGTTTTGAGGCGCAAGGTTATGGTTTCAAGTGCAAGGCAGGCTGTATCTGGTCTAGTGGCTGTTGGTGGCGTTAATGCCATTAGATATCTTGCAAATAAAATGGAGAAGGCCTGGAAATCCTGGACATGA
- the LOC117925961 gene encoding haloacid dehalogenase-like hydrolase domain-containing protein 3: MSMLSKLRCITFDVTGTLIAYKGELGDYYCMAAKSIGLPCPDYKRVHEGFKLAYTEMAKKYPCFGYAAKMPNIVWWKTCVRDSFVRAGYDYDEETFEKVFRRIYSTFGSSAPYTIFPDSQPFLRWVHEKGLKVGIVSNAEYRYKDVILPALGLNQGTEWDFGVFSGLEGVEKPNPRIYEIALERAGNIAPEEVLHIGDSMRKDYLPAKSVGMHALLLDRFKTPDAIEWSKSGATVLPDLASVQEWLTSQN, translated from the exons ATGTCAATGTTATCAAAATTACGCTGTATCACCTTCGATGTCACGGGTACACTCATAGCTTACAAAGGTGAGCTTGGTGACTACTATTGCATGGCAGCCAAATCTATTGGACTGCCATGTCCTGACTACAAAAGGGTCCACGAGGGCTTCAAACTTGCATACACAGAGATGGCAAAGAAGTATCCATGTTTTGGATATGCAGCAAAAATGCCTAACATTGTGTGGTGGAAAACTTGTGTTAGAGACTCTTTCGTCAGG GCAGGATATGATTACGATGAGGAGACATTTGAGAAGGTGTTCAGACGTATATACTCAACATTTGGTTCATCTGCACCATATACCATCTTCCCTGACTCCCAACCATTTCTCAGATGGGTACATGAAAAGGGTCTTAAAGTTGGGATCGTTAGCAATGCAGAGTATCGGTATAAAGATGTCATCCTTCCTGCCTTGGGTTTGAACCAG GGAACCGAATGGGATTTTGGCGTGTTCTCTGGTCTTGAAGGTGTAGAGAAACCAAACCCCAGGATTTATGAGATTGCCCTTGAAAGGGCTGGAAACATTGCACCAGAAGAGGTGTTGCACATTGGTGACAGCATGCGCAAAGACTATTTGCCAGCGAAGAGTGTGGGGATGCATGCACTTCTGTTGGACAGATTTAAGACCCCCGACGCCATTGAGTGGTCCAAATCTGGCGCAACTGTGCTTCCTGATTTGGCGTCGGTGCAGGAATGGCTCACTTCACAGAACTAA